From the Planctomycetaceae bacterium genome, the window GGGCGTGGCCTTCTTTCAACAACCCGTAGATCACACGGTCCTCAGCCGCCTGGCATCGACCGTCAAATCTGTCTCGCTTGAAGACGTTTTTGTACTCACCGTGCCCAGTATCATTCTGGTCGCTATGGCCGGGGCTGGTGTCGCACGGTGGACGGCCCCCAAAGTCAAACTGCCTCACAACCCGGTGGTCCGCTGCGTCTGTCTGTGTGCGGGTCTTCAATTCATCGTGGTTGGGTTCTGTTGCCTGGGCGCTCTGATCATCAAAGCACTTTCCGGTACGTCGATGGTTCTGCCAGGAAACCTGTTTGATCAGATCACTGCGACAGGCCTGCTGTTGCTGATTCTGACTTCAACTCGCCCTTTGTATCACACGATTCGAAAGGCCGGATCGACGCGGCTGGCTGGTAATCCCTTCGCAGTGATGCTGCTTTCGTTCTTGGCAACCACATCTGTGCTTGTAGGCGTGGCAATCGTTAACGCGATCAGCTTCGACCTTGGGCAAACGATTGCGGAGGCCAGACAGCGGCATCAGCATCAGATTCTGTCGGACGTCTACGTCGCAGCTCGAACACTGTCTTCTCGCATGACAAGAGTCGCTTCGGGGGCACCTGCGATTGAAATGAACCTGGCACTGGTCAATGTCAGCGAAGAACCCGTTCTGCTGCCAAGACCGTTTGAACTGGAGCATGCCGTTGACCCCAGGCGGACTCCTTTTCAATTGTTGACGACGGCTGTCTCGGAACAGGAAGCGGGCTTGGTACTGCAGCCCGGCGAGACTCGGATTGTCAACTGGACGCTCAGCATTCCCGAATGGTGTTCCGATCCAAAGGTGCATCAGACACCACTGCCGGTGACGTTCCATTGTTTCCCATACGTCGGCACCGATGACATGTTGAACATTCATCCCATCGGCGAAAGTCGACTCGTGTACGCGGAACTCCAGTGGCCGATGTCCGAAGCCTGGCGCATGCTGGATCGCGAAAAGATCCAGCGAACCGGCCGAATGATCTCCGAATCGCGTGATATCCGGTAGTGCGTTCTCAGCACGAGAAAACAGATCAGCCGCACATCAACGATGCACAGGCGGAAATGCTGCCTGTGTCATGAAACACATCGCCGGCATCCCGCATGGACGCAAATCTGAAGACTCCAATTGACAAAATCTGCGTATCCGCCAACCTAAGGCACTAAGGCACTACTAAGTGAGAGTCAGTGATGAAGTGGAAATGCTGCAGTCCACGCCGCCGTAAATGCACCCTCTCTTCCGACATGCTTGTCCCGAGGAGAGGCTTCTCCATCCAGGAACTGCTTGTTTCTATCACTGTGATTGCCATTCTCATGGCCCTCATCCTGCCGGCCGTGCAGCAGGCTCGCGAAAGCGCGCGGCGGACGCAATGTGTTTCGAATCTCCGTCAACTCGGTATCGCAATGCATTCCTATGCTGACGTCTACCAGTTCGTGCCACCCGGAAATACCAATGGCTATTCGGCCTTCGTTCTGTTGCTGCCGTTCCTCGAACAAAGCAGCCTTTATGCTGAATTCGATCTTGCCTCTCTCGCTCAGGACAGTAGCAATTCCCGGTTCCACAGAACGCCACTAGCGATCCTGAATTGTCCGTCTGATCCAGGCAACAAGGGATCCATTGCACAGAACAATTATGTCGCAAATGCCGGTTCCGGCCTGCATGAATCGGGCCAGTTTCGCGGAGTCTTCACGATACCAGCATTGGGTGGGCAACGCGGGGGCGGGTGGATCAGGTTCGATTCAATCACAGATGGTCTGTCGAATACCGCCGGATTCGCTGAGATTCTTGTCTCCGATGGGTCTCGCCACAATTTGCGAATTGTCGGATCGGTCAAGCCAGCGTTTCGGGATTCCGGTCAATCGGCGGAATTCACACAAAAGTGTGATAGTCCTGAAACTTTGACGCGACGGGTGAGTACGGGGGATCGGGGTTTCCCATGGATCGACGGAAACCATCCAACCACTCTTTACAATCACGTGGCTCCTCCAAATCACCGCGCTTGTACCAACGATGGAAGCGTTCCGGATGGGTCTTTTCCTGTCTCAAGCACGCACGGCCTGACGGCCAATGTTTGCCTTGTCGATGGATCCGTCCGAGGTATTAGTTCCCATATCGATCAGAAAACCTGGCAGGCGATTGGTACTCGTGCAGGCGCTGAAGTAGTGTCGGAATTTTAGACCAGTTGAAGGAGTTCCGAAATGGTTCGAAAGTTTGTTTCCATCGCTCCTTCTGCACTCTTGTTGCAAAGGCCACCAGTATTTGGAAGCGAATGGTGGATTGACAATCCAATCGAGGATGATTTGCTTGAAGCAAACGATGACATACACGTAGACGGGGCAGGTCCGGCAGACGCCGACTTCACTTTAAAGGTGTACGTGTCCGGAGCTCTCCTGAAATCTCAGCAATGCACTGTCGGTGTTGATGATTTCTGGGTAGAGTGCGTTGAGCCACCAATAGGAGGGTGGACTAATAATCCAAGCACTATTCCTGGGCGAGTTAAGGTATACCAGGGTCATGGAAATGGCGTCTTCCTTGAGAAAGTCAGCGTCGATTTTTGCGCATCTGATGGACAGGCGTAATTGATCCCCGCGGACCACTCCTGATGCAACCTTCTAACCTGAATCGTCGAACAGAAGTCTCATGAATCAAAGGTTTGCGATTGCTTGCGTCGGAGTCCTGTGTGTTTGGGTGGTCCTCGCAGGGTGCGAATCTCGATCTGACATCGCTTCCCGTGAGTCGTCAGTTTCAAACGATCCATTGAGCCCGGACATCCGGCTTGTGGCATTTCAATTGAAAACGACACCCGCCGATGGCGGAAACAGAATCAGTGTCGGCAAGCCGTTTCACATTGATGGAATGATTTGGTCTGCCGATTCGCTGGAATCGGCAAAACTGTCCGTGAGTGTGTTACAGATTGTGGAAGGTCGGGGACTGCGCCGCTTGTATTCGGAACGAGTTGAGCTAGAAGAAGAATCGAGCCACCTGTACGCATACGGCCTTCTGATGGATGCCCTGGGCAAGGCTGGGCCGCATTGTATTCGCGTCGTCTATAAAGGCGAAGTTCTTGACGAACACGTCCTCTTGATTCATAAGTGAATAAGCAGACATAACAAGTAGCAAGAGGTGTCGGCGACGGTCTTGAAACAGGTTAGTAACAGATTCGAGAAAAGATCTTCGAATTCGAGTTCGTGGATAAGCGCAAGGTGAACTACAGGTAGCATTTTCTGAGTCGTTCTCTGCGTCTTCGTCTGGGGATTTCCCAGCGATGTTTGGGGTGTGACTGGGGCCAGGTGTCGGGGAGAAGGGATTCGGGGGGAGGCTCCGGCTGGGATCTGCGTGAGTACGTCGTTGAGACATGCCCACGGTTCTACTTCATTGGCTTTGCAACTCGCGATGAGACTCATCATGACAGCCGCTCGGGCTCCGGCTTCCGGACTGCCGACGAACAGCCAGTTCTTCCTGCCGATGGCGACCGCCTTCATGGTCCGCTCAGCCGCGTTGTTGTCGATGCTGAGCTCTCCGTCTTCGAGATAGCGATTCAGGGCTGTGCATTGGTTGCGGGCGTACGTCGCGGCCTGGCCAATGATGCTCTTCGGAAGGAAATTCTGCTCGTCCAACTAGGTTTTCAGTTCGACCAGCAGCGGCGCAGCACGTTCCTGCCGCTGAGCCAGGCGGAAATCGGCATCCTGATCTTTACAGGCTCGTTCGATTTCATACATACGACTGATCACCGCCAGGACAGATGGCGTCGAAAGTACGACTCTGGTTTAGCTCAGAATGTCGCGAACGATGTTCCCGTGGACGTCGGTGAGCCGAAAGTCTCTGCCCTGGAAGCGGTAGGTGAGTCGTTCGTGGTCGATTCCCAGTTGGTTCAGAATGGTGGCATTCAGGTCGTGGATGTGAACCGGTTTGTCAACGATGTTGTAGCTGAACTCGTCGGTGGTACCGTAGACCATTCCAGGTTTGATGCCGCCGCCTGCCATCCAGATGGAAAAACATCGCGGGTGATGATCGCGACCGTAGTTATCCCGGCTTAATTTGCCCTGGCTGTATATCGTTCGGCCAAACTCCCCACCCCAGATCACCAGCGTGTCTTCCAGAAGTCCCCGGGATTTCAGGTCCTGCACAAGAGCCCATGAGGGTTGATCGATATCCTTGCACTGAGCCGGCAGGTCGCCAGCAACGTTTCCGTGCTGATCCCAGCCGCGATGAAAGATCTGAACGAAACGCACATCGCGTTCGAGCATCCTGCGTGCGAGCAGGCAACTTGCTGCGTAAGTGCCTGTGGTGGTGACGTTCGGACCGTACATGTCAAGAATATGCCGGGGTTCGCCTGACAGGTCCATCAAATCCGGCATGGAGGTCTGCATCCGAAAGGCCATTTCGTACTGGGCAATCCGGGCCATGGTCTCCGGATCTCCGATCGCTTCGTAGGTCCTTTCATTCATCTGTGCGACGCGATCCAGCATCCGGCGGCGAGCAGCCTGACTGACTCCATCCGGATTGGAAAGGAACAATACCGGATCACCCGAGCGACGCAGAGAGACTCCCGAATATCGGCTTGGAAGAAAACCAGCTCCCCAAAGACGGTTGTACAGCGCCTGCGCATCACGCTTGGCACCCCAGGTTGGTGTCATCACGATAAACGACGGCAGCTCCTTGTTGATTGATCCCAATCCGTAACTTAACCACGAGCCAAGGCTTGGGCGACCTGGCAGCTGATGGCCCGTACAAATATAGGTGATGGCAGGATCATGATTGATCGCCTCGGTATGCATCGAACGAATGATGCAAAGATCGTCGACCATAGAAGCCGTATGTGGAAGCAATTCGCTGACCCATGCACCGGACTGACCATGCTGGTCAAACTTGTATTTTGACGGAGCGATGGGAAACCGGGACTGACCAGACGTCATCGTTGTCAGTCGCTGGCCGTTACGAACCGATTCGGGCAGATCTTTGTCGTACCAGTCGTTCATCTCAGGCTTGTAGTCCAGCATATCCTGCTGGCACGGCGCACCTGCCATAAACAGCCACACTGCGCGTTTGGCTTTTGGCGCGAAGTGAGTCAATTCTTTGGGTACTTCAGTGGATGCCATACCGCCACCGCTGGCAGCCATGGATCCAGCTGAAAATGCCGACCCCATCAAAGATGCGAGCGCGGCGGAACCCAATCCGCTGGCAGCTCGGCCAAAAAAGTGACGGCGCGTTTCGGCCAGCATGTGTTCATGCAACAGGGACATGTTAAGACTCACTTTTCCGGAAACGGGGCCAGATCGGGAAGCATCATTCAAACGTTCGTATTTCTGGCAGGGGATTCCACCCGGACAAATGGAAATCGCCCTTGAGAATCTCAATCGCCAAATTCCACCTCAATACCACCAGACAAATTTGCCACTGTATTGTAAACGAAGGCGTTCAGGATACCTCCCAGAAATCCCAAAAGGCCATAACCAATTGGTGCCCCAAACATTAAGCCAATTCCAGCACCAACAACTGGCATGACTTCGCTGGAATTCGCCGGAGCAACCAATGCAGCGAACACGACAACCATGAGAAACAAGCCTGCCGCAACCAGCCCGAAGGCTGCCCCGGCCGTGGCCCCGAAAATGCCGCAGGACAATATTCCGACTCTTTTCAGCTTCCATGTCCGTTGAAGAGAGAGGCTGTTGTCAACCGGCGGAGCAAACGGATCAGACATAGACGTGCAGCTTTCATGCAGATTTTGAAGAACCGATGGCGACAGAGCTTTTCATCCACCTCGGACGACGGCGTCCTGAACCCGCTCAGCCGCCACTCACAGGTGGAAAGCAGGCGACTTCGTCGGACGATACGACCAGATGGTCGAGCGTGACGTAGGCGTTATTCACGGCCCAGAGCAGTGACGACGAAAGGGTGGTCAGCTCCGGATGTATCTGCAGCAGCGCATCCCGAATATCAGCCACACTCGCGCTCTCCGGAACCTCCACTTCTGCGCGGGACGTGCGTGCCAGTTCTCGCGCTCTGGCGAACAGCAATACGGACAGTCTCATAAAACTCTCTTCCTTCCTGTGCGCCGCATGTTACCGTATGTGTCACCTCCAGAAAATCCGGCACCCGTGTTTGCGAAGGGCTCAGAGGAATGAATCCGATCAAAATCGTCCGTCGATCCGTGACGGTCGCATGCTTCTTCTTGCTGCTGGAATTCAATCCAGCAGCGAAAACTGTCGGTCAGGACAATCTAAAACCAGGCCTTGAATCGCAGGCACTTCAGGCAATGAAGAGGGCGACGCATTTTTTCCACGATCAGGTCGCCGTCCACGGTGGCTATGTCTACAAGTATTCGCTTGACCTGAAACACCGCGAAGGTGAAGGCAAAGCGTCGCCCACAGAAATCTGGGTGCAACCCCCTGGGACGCCAGCGGTTGGAATGGCGTTCATCAAAGCATTTGAGGCGACAGGCGACCCGCAATTTCTTCAGGCGGCTGTCGACGCAGCGATGGCACTGGTGGATGGTCAACTGGAATCCGGAGGCTGGTCCAGCAGCATTGAGTTCGATCCCAAAGGTAAACACGCAGATCGACTTCGAAGCGGAAAGGGAAAACCGAAAGGCAAAAACTACTCGACACTGGATGACGATAAGACGCAGTCGGCCATTTGCCTTCTGATGCAAACCGACAAAGCACTTCAGTTTCGGAACCCCGTGATTCACGAAGCGACTGTTTTCGCACTCGATGCGATGCTGACGGCACAATTTGCCAATGGCGGGTTCCCGCAGGGCTGGCGCGAACCCGTGACACAGCAACCCGTCCAAAAAGCGTCGTATCCGGAGTACGACTGGCGAACCGAAAACAGAATCAAGGACTACTGGGACTATTACACACTCAATGACGGACTGGCCGGTACCGCTGCCCGAACGCTGCATATGGCACATCAGGTCTATGGTGATCAGAAATACCACGATGCATTACTGAAGCTGGGCGACTTTCTGATCCTGGCACAGCTGCCCGAACCTCAAACCGGTTGGGCTCAGCAATACAATTTCGACATGCATCCAATGTGGGCAAGAAAGTTTGAACCGCCCGCCGTTTCCGGCCGGGAATCAGAAGACGCGATGTCCACACTGCTGTTTCTTTATGAACTCACCGGCGACAGCAGGTACCTTCCACCCGTGGAATCCGGGCTCGCATGGCTGAATCGGTCAAAGTTACCCGATGGGCAAATCGCTCGTTTCTACGAGTTGAAGACCAACCGCCCACTGTACTTTGTCCGAGACACTTACGAACTCACCTACGACGACAGCAATCTGCCGACACACTACGGATTCAAAACAGCCCCCCGCACTGACCGCATTGAAAAGCGGCTCAACGAGCTGAAACAATCAGGCAAATCACCAAAGTCGGCCAGTAGTCTGAAAACGCTGACTCGCGATGCAGAACAAATCATCAATGAACTCGACGATCAGGGACGCTGGCTGGCCATGAATGACAATAAGCCCGCAGATGCCCGTTCCATTCGTAAGGGTGAAGCATTCATCTCAAGTGAATTATTTTCTCACAACCTGACTCGTCTGGCAGAGTACCTCACGACAGCAAAGGGAGCCCACATCCCGTAAATGCAATGCCTGTGACACGAAGAACGAGAAAAGATCGCTGGCTCGATGACGGTTGCATCAGTCCCGATGCGCCAACGCCATCCTGGTTTGGCGTGGAGTCTTGTGGCGGCGGGCGTTGATGTTGACTTCAGAAAACGCTCCGCTCCGCGGCATCTGGTCATCCGCAGACCTTGATTCGTGTTGGTGCGGGCTGGAGCCAGTCTGCAGCTCGGAAACCGGGCCAACAAGCTCCGTGTGCAACGGCTTGTTCGCTGCCGTTATGGTGACGTGACGGCGTTCTCCGCCACCGTTTCCGAGCCAGCAATAGTGAGTAATGCTGAAAGAACTTCAGGAGATGTTGTGTCAGCAAGAAATTTGACATGGCCATCAACAAACAATGCCATTCCTCCGCCGTGATGGAGCCCGCCAAACTGTTCATCATGCCCGATTAAAGGGCGATCCGGAGAGTAATCACGAACCGTGGCGTGGCCACCGGCAAGCCAACAACCGTTCTGGGTATTCGTTTCGATCGCGATCAGCGTCGTTGAAATGCCGTCCTTTACGTCCGCGAGTGAACGACATTCATTGTATGCCCACACTCCGGCACGATTGGAAGTCCTCGGCAGGAGTGCCGCGTCAGTCGCAATGCCCGCTGTGCCAACGTAATCTGTGAGCGGCTGCCCATCGGAGTAAACACTCCGAGTACCATTCGGACATTTGATCACTGGGAAGGGCACAAGCGGAACATCAAATTCCTCAAATGGCCCGTTGCGCCAGGTGTGAAGTCTCAATGGACGCAATGTTGGATCGTCCCATGGCCGAGTAGAGTCGATGATCGGAGTGCCGTAATGCCCCCAGTGGCTGCCAAGACAAAGATACCAACTCCACCGCTTTTCAGGTGGAAGAACCGGATTCCCGATACAACCATAAGGAAATGATCCCATCGCTTCGTGATAGTTGTGCAGCGCAAGGGCAAGCTGTTTAAGGGTATACCTACACTGAGTTTGACGAGCAGATTCCCGCGCACTTCGAACTGCCGGAATTGTGATCGCCGCCAGCAATCCGACCATGACTAACACGACGCAGACCTCGATACGTGAAAAACCGTGGCGATAGTGAGCGACTGTGGAAGCCATTTTCAGTCTCGAGTCTCATTTTGCAACGAACGTCTCGGATAACGCGGCCGCCGGGAACGACTAACCACTTCAAGAGACTCAGCTGGGCGGCTATTGTGCATCCGATGGTTCCCCAGGACTCCAGTCGACGACCCACTCCGGCAGCGCACGCCGAATGGAAGAAACGCCATCTGCGGAAACCTTTGTGTTTCTGAGTCGAAGATATCGCAAGCCAGTCAGCCGCGAAAAGTGTCTCACGGATTCGTCAGTGATCGGGATTTCATCGATCTGCAGACGTTGCAGAGAATGTAGATCTACCAAATGAGCCATCCCGACGTCACTGACCGGAAGGTCTCCAAGATAGAGACTCTCGAGCGATCTGAGCGCACCAAGAGAAGCAAGTCCATCATCGGTGAAGGTCGCATGGGACAAGCTGAGACGCGTCAACGATTTGAATTGACTCATAAACTCAATGAGGTGGTACAGGTTTCAGGACAGGTCATTCTCTTATTTTGAGAGTTTGATGAGCTGTTCGAACTGAGCTGGCGACCAGTACTCAGGGCTGGAGTGTCTGCGTTCGTAGACGTAGTAGCGGATGTATTTTGAGACTCTTTCGCCTCAGCCCTCTTTGTGTTCGGTCATCTCGGTTCGTTCTTGATGGTTCCGAAGCAGCTTTTCATGTAATGGAGTTGTCATAACAGTTGTCAGGACGACTCATGCTGCTTTACGTCTGCTCGGCGAAGAAGCGATCGGTAGTCGTTGGCGTACCAGCCGCCTCCGTGTGATGAAGCAATCAACGTCAGGTGGCGGTCTCTGATGGCCGAACGCAGTGCCTTGAGAACAAGCTTTGTTCCGTCATGTTATCCAGATGTAACCAACGATCCGCTGACTTTGAATCCATCAGCATCGCCTGTAACAAACGTACCGTCCGTCAGCGGGATGTAAGTGATGTCTCCAACCCAAATTTGATTGATCGTTGTTGGTGCGTACGGCATCGAGCAGCAGGTTCGGCGAATATCCCAGCCGATGGCGACTGTTTGTCGTTTTGGGAACGAACGATTTCGGTTGAATTGCCTTTAATCTCAGTGTTTTCATGACATTCGAGACCTTTCTACGATCACAGTGATGTCCCATCTCCTTGAGGTCTTCGGCAATCCGACGAGCTCCCGTAGCGGCGGCGATCCACGCTTGAAGTGACGTAAACATATCGTGCTGGACCGCCAGTTTGAGTTGATTCCATTGTTCTTCGAAGATTGTGGGCTTCAGCATCGCCCAGTCGCCTGTAAACAAACGAAGTTCGGTTCAGCATCAAGATGGCGACAGAAGCTTCGGAGTACGTTTCCATGACCTTCCTGAACGGTGGCTTCCACGGCCGCATAGACGTCGGCTATTCGTTGCGGCCGAAAATATGCCCAACCTTTTTTAAGATATCCCTCTCTCGCTCGACACGCCGCAGATCGGCGCGAGGTCCTTGACCTTCGTCTCCAAGAGCTTGCTACCGGACCAATTTTTCAGCTGCTCCTGTTTCCAGCGATACAAAACGTTGACGTTTGAAATGCCCAGGCAGTCAACAACCTGGTGCAGTGTACCCATCCAGAAGCAACTGCACTGCTTCTTCCTTGAACTCATCCGTGTGCGCCGGCGAGTCGATTTACGCACTGATGATTTCTTCTTCCGAGCCATTCTGATGTCCTTTCATATGGACTCCAGAATAGGAATATTCAGGTGTCCCTGGAACCTGTACCACCTCACAAGGTCACGATCCAGTAGCCGAATATCAACCAGGTTGAGGTGCCGGAGCCGATCATTTCCAGCTAGAACGGTCAATCCGTCGCCCGTGATCGAAGTGTAGCAAGCATCCAGTTCTTCGAGCTGGCTGAGCGGTTCCAGGTAATGCATTCCGGCATCAGTAATTTCATCGCACCCTGCAAAGCTCAGTCGCTTTAGCTCGGGAAACGCAGTAACCCACTTTAGATCATCATTCGTTAGCTCACGCGTTTCATGACCCATGTCGGATATACAGGTGAATCGCTTGTGGCGTCAAGCCGAGTTGGGCTGGCGTGCCTCCATCCGAGTTCTTCGCTGAGGAAGAACGAGTTTACCAATACGAAATTCGCAATGATCCACGCCCGTCGGGCATGTTGGCAGAACATGCCGCAGGATCTTGAAACCAAACTTCCTCGATGCCACCCTGATCATCAAGTCTGACAATAGCGTGCAAGCTGTGGATTGCTTTGAGACCCTCTTCGCGATTAAGTGTCGAATCAGCAACAGCGATACGTGTCGCTTTCACGTTCGGCGCAGATGTACCAGCACAATCACCCGGAAATCGCGACGAGCGATTCTCATTGTCCAAATCCCCAGGATCATGGGTGCAAGTCGGCGCATTGGGACAAAACCTGAAGCGAGAATTCAATTGCGTTTTCGTAGAAGCGGTGATTGGCAAACGAAAAAGCTACCCCGGCCGCCGCGGGCGAGCGTCCATTTCAAAACCGCGCGGTTTAAAGCCGCCCTGCGTGCCTAATATGTTTCGACGTTCTGCCAGATGTTCCCATCCGCCGAACGATCGGCCATTATTCTCGTTATCCGGTTGAGAGTCCCACCGAGCAGCAACTCGAGTGTGGACGGCGCCAGACGTATCGTGCCTGGTTCCTTTTGAGACCGTGGGACAGCCGGATCGCAGGTCGTCTTCATTTCAAACCCGAACCGATCGACTGGATTTAGCAATCAGCGTTGCGCGAAAACCAGCGTAATCATTCCTGTCGAATATTAGGAAGCGGGACAAAATGAACAGTCAAGCAGCCAATCGGGATTGAATATCCTCGTGGGGATCGATGTGGCGAGTAAAGACAAGGACTCGACATCGCAGACAATCAGGGCCATCGTGTCCGGACCATCGCAGCAACGAATCAAGCAGCGACCCACCGGTGAAGATTCAGTCGCTGGGCGAGTGACCGAGCACAACCTGATTGTCGTTTTGGAGAGTGCTTCGACCGCAAGATAAAGGTCGCGATTTGCTCGTTGAACTTTCATCAGCATCGTATTGCATTGGCTGTCGAACTCGACAGGTCAGCGAGACTTGCCCGAGGCGATCGGACGCATTGATTTCAAGACCGACCCGATGCTGAGGTCATCGTCCGATTCGGCTGAGAGTGAAATCGTTAAGCCTGCCGCTGCAGAGCCACTGTCGGACGAACAGGTCCGGCTTGGGCGGCTTCAGAACGGCGACTACAGATCCTTGATCTGATCAACCAGGAGCAGAATCGTTTGCATCAGACTCAGGACAAGGAAACTCGGGCGTTGATGATATGGTTCTGAAACCACTCAGAAAACAGCTCAAAACA encodes:
- a CDS encoding DUF1559 domain-containing protein — its product is MLVPRRGFSIQELLVSITVIAILMALILPAVQQARESARRTQCVSNLRQLGIAMHSYADVYQFVPPGNTNGYSAFVLLLPFLEQSSLYAEFDLASLAQDSSNSRFHRTPLAILNCPSDPGNKGSIAQNNYVANAGSGLHESGQFRGVFTIPALGGQRGGGWIRFDSITDGLSNTAGFAEILVSDGSRHNLRIVGSVKPAFRDSGQSAEFTQKCDSPETLTRRVSTGDRGFPWIDGNHPTTLYNHVAPPNHRACTNDGSVPDGSFPVSSTHGLTANVCLVDGSVRGISSHIDQKTWQAIGTRAGAEVVSEF
- a CDS encoding transposase, whose product is MDEQNFLPKSIIGQAATYARNQCTALNRYLEDGELSIDNNAAERTMKAVAIGRKNWLFVGSPEAGARAAVMMSLIASCKANEVEPWACLNDVLTQIPAGASPRIPSPRHLAPVTPQTSLGNPQTKTQRTTQKMLPVVHLALIHELEFEDLFSNLLLTCFKTVADTSCYLLCLLIHL
- a CDS encoding DUF1501 domain-containing protein; the protein is MSLLHEHMLAETRRHFFGRAASGLGSAALASLMGSAFSAGSMAASGGGMASTEVPKELTHFAPKAKRAVWLFMAGAPCQQDMLDYKPEMNDWYDKDLPESVRNGQRLTTMTSGQSRFPIAPSKYKFDQHGQSGAWVSELLPHTASMVDDLCIIRSMHTEAINHDPAITYICTGHQLPGRPSLGSWLSYGLGSINKELPSFIVMTPTWGAKRDAQALYNRLWGAGFLPSRYSGVSLRRSGDPVLFLSNPDGVSQAARRRMLDRVAQMNERTYEAIGDPETMARIAQYEMAFRMQTSMPDLMDLSGEPRHILDMYGPNVTTTGTYAASCLLARRMLERDVRFVQIFHRGWDQHGNVAGDLPAQCKDIDQPSWALVQDLKSRGLLEDTLVIWGGEFGRTIYSQGKLSRDNYGRDHHPRCFSIWMAGGGIKPGMVYGTTDEFSYNIVDKPVHIHDLNATILNQLGIDHERLTYRFQGRDFRLTDVHGNIVRDILS
- the moaD gene encoding molybdopterin converting factor subunit 1; the protein is MRLSVLLFARARELARTSRAEVEVPESASVADIRDALLQIHPELTTLSSSLLWAVNNAYVTLDHLVVSSDEVACFPPVSGG
- a CDS encoding pectate lyase, which encodes MNPIKIVRRSVTVACFFLLLEFNPAAKTVGQDNLKPGLESQALQAMKRATHFFHDQVAVHGGYVYKYSLDLKHREGEGKASPTEIWVQPPGTPAVGMAFIKAFEATGDPQFLQAAVDAAMALVDGQLESGGWSSSIEFDPKGKHADRLRSGKGKPKGKNYSTLDDDKTQSAICLLMQTDKALQFRNPVIHEATVFALDAMLTAQFANGGFPQGWREPVTQQPVQKASYPEYDWRTENRIKDYWDYYTLNDGLAGTAARTLHMAHQVYGDQKYHDALLKLGDFLILAQLPEPQTGWAQQYNFDMHPMWARKFEPPAVSGRESEDAMSTLLFLYELTGDSRYLPPVESGLAWLNRSKLPDGQIARFYELKTNRPLYFVRDTYELTYDDSNLPTHYGFKTAPRTDRIEKRLNELKQSGKSPKSASSLKTLTRDAEQIINELDDQGRWLAMNDNKPADARSIRKGEAFISSELFSHNLTRLAEYLTTAKGAHIP
- a CDS encoding DUF1559 domain-containing protein, which gives rise to MASTVAHYRHGFSRIEVCVVLVMVGLLAAITIPAVRSARESARQTQCRYTLKQLALALHNYHEAMGSFPYGCIGNPVLPPEKRWSWYLCLGSHWGHYGTPIIDSTRPWDDPTLRPLRLHTWRNGPFEEFDVPLVPFPVIKCPNGTRSVYSDGQPLTDYVGTAGIATDAALLPRTSNRAGVWAYNECRSLADVKDGISTTLIAIETNTQNGCWLAGGHATVRDYSPDRPLIGHDEQFGGLHHGGGMALFVDGHVKFLADTTSPEVLSALLTIAGSETVAENAVTSP